Proteins from one Romboutsia sp. CE17 genomic window:
- a CDS encoding TVP38/TMEM64 family protein codes for MKKNKQKILKIALGILFLAIILVVIYKIYSLNLGSEEIKNYVQGFGKIGPLVYIIMFSLVPLTLFPDSVLAIAGGLIFGLFKGYIYTTIGALIGGTISFYISRYWGREVVKKLTKEKLDKVEEMINNRGFIIIFILRLIPLLPYDVISYGAGLTAVKYKDFLLATLFGTIPGILVFTNLGAQTVNIGSNSFYISVALLILLFIISIFFKNKFISKELKNDIK; via the coding sequence GTGAAAAAGAATAAGCAAAAAATATTAAAAATAGCTTTAGGTATTTTATTTTTAGCTATTATATTAGTAGTTATTTATAAAATATATAGTTTAAATTTAGGTTCAGAAGAAATTAAGAACTATGTACAAGGATTTGGAAAAATTGGGCCATTAGTATATATTATAATGTTTTCATTAGTTCCGCTTACATTATTTCCAGATTCAGTCTTAGCAATAGCTGGAGGACTTATATTTGGTTTATTCAAAGGATATATATATACAACTATAGGTGCATTAATTGGAGGAACTATATCTTTTTATATATCTAGATATTGGGGAAGAGAAGTTGTAAAGAAGCTTACTAAAGAAAAATTAGATAAAGTAGAAGAAATGATTAATAATAGAGGATTTATAATAATTTTTATATTAAGGCTAATTCCACTATTACCATATGATGTTATAAGTTATGGTGCGGGACTTACAGCAGTTAAGTATAAGGATTTCTTATTAGCTACATTATTTGGAACTATACCAGGTATATTAGTATTTACTAACTTAGGAGCACAAACTGTTAATATTGGAAGTAATAGTTTTTATATATCAGTAGCTTTATTAATTCTTTTATTTATAATATCAATATTTTTTAAAAATAAGTTCATATCAAAGGAACTTAAAAATGACATAAAGTAA
- a CDS encoding CDP-alcohol phosphatidyltransferase family protein, giving the protein MLDTHARKYINPIIDLGAKFFLNLGLKPNHVTIIALLVGISTSIFLYFDMKLIAVAVLWFSGYLDAVDGAMARNSNLTSSFGTLLDIVSDRIVEVGMIIVFGINFVDVRFNLLILAISILMSMTIFLTVGACTEKKGMKSFYYQAGVAERSEGFILFSLMILLPNYLGIISNIFSILVLFTAGQRFFEAKRILD; this is encoded by the coding sequence ATGCTAGATACACATGCGAGAAAATATATTAATCCGATTATTGACTTAGGAGCAAAATTCTTTTTAAATTTGGGATTGAAGCCAAATCATGTTACTATAATAGCTCTTTTAGTAGGGATATCTACTTCTATATTTTTATATTTTGATATGAAATTAATTGCTGTTGCAGTATTATGGTTTTCTGGATATTTAGATGCAGTAGATGGAGCTATGGCAAGAAATAGTAATCTAACATCATCTTTTGGAACATTACTAGACATAGTTTCTGATAGAATAGTTGAAGTAGGAATGATAATTGTATTCGGAATAAACTTTGTAGATGTTAGATTTAATTTATTAATATTAGCAATATCTATATTAATGTCTATGACCATATTTTTGACAGTTGGAGCATGCACAGAGAAAAAAGGTATGAAGTCATTTTATTATCAAGCAGGAGTTGCAGAAAGAAGTGAAGGATTTATATTGTTTTCATTAATGATTTTATTGCCGAATTATTTAGGAATAATAAGCAATATATTTTCTATATTAGTTTTATTTACAGCTGGGCAAAGATTCTTTGAAGCTAAAAGAATATTAGATTAG